TGGCAAGTGGATAACTACAACAAATTGCAGTATGAACTTGTCTTCTTTCCCCGTGCAATTTACTCTGATGgtccatttctctctcttctctatCAATTAATCTGCCATAAAAATAAAAGCTTTAATCAATAACCATTCAGATTTTGGAAGAAGAACGCAGATACATCGAGAAACCTATGCAAATACATCGACATAAAACTACAAGTAAATCAACATGTATAACTACATATAACTATAGTTTCCCAGGATTTGTTTGAGATTATCAAGTCTGGCTGTTGTATAGCTCTTGATAATCCAAGTTCAATTTActtcctttgtcttctttcGATGCTAGAAAATAAAACCCCAAGCTAGCCTCTTTCTCCCTCCTCTATCTTCATTCTCTTATCTCCAATATAAAAGATCGATACACTAACAAATAAAATTCCATTGTTGTAATCCATCTCTAATTAATACTACTACTATTTAATCATAATACTTTCCATGCTAGCTCCTCCTATAAATTCCATCCATGGCAGATACATAACAAGTACATTATAAATACATATATTCCCGGAACGAATGAAGTATATAGTTCAATGGTTCTAGTACCGTACTacatagataaaaataaaatagtttgGCAAATCAGGAACTAAAATGAAGTATTGTTCTCCATAGAGACGGGCAAGGTCATGATGAAGTTAGAAGTGAATGAATTACTCGTACTAGATTAATCCCGTAACACGTActttttaagaaaaaaatttGCTCGATGAGTTTTCGAGAAAATAATTAGGTAACAGACGAAATATTATATAAGttgaataaattttttaatacaAAAATCTTAGAAATAAAAattgggtcgggttcgggtcgggtcatgaTCCATTTTAGTTCTAGTTCTAGGTTAAGCTGCCTGACAATAACAACCATTCTAGTTCCAGGTCTTGAAGGGCAGAGAGTCTGGTTACAACAGGTCATTGTGTCGAGTCCGGGtcgggtcatgatcaggtcgggtTATGTCGGGTCACTTTATCACTCAGGTGCAGGCCGGGTTCGGTTGGGTTGTTTTCGATCGGGTCATATCGGGTTTTTCTCCATATCGGGTAcaagtcgggttcgggtcgaggCATGTTCGGGTCGGGTCTATTTCGGGTTTGGGTCTTACATAGTCGGGTTTGAATCGGTTAATCTCGGGTTTGGGCTCAAGTTCGGATCGGATAATTCTTCGTCGGTTAAATTTCAGGTCGGATTCACTCTCCGACACGGGTTAAAATCAAGTCAATATCTGATTTAGTCACCTTAAAAAATTTAAGCGTAAAATATTTACTCCACGGGTCTAAGTCATAACATGTTATGTGGCCAAAATCGGGTTAAGGTCATTGTCGGGTATCAAATCGGGTTTGGATCATTATTTAGTCTGGTCATCGATTATCTTTCGGTCGGGTATCAGTCCGGGTTAGGGTCATACAACGTCGGGTGAAAATCGATTATCGCTTTTTTCGAGTCAGGTACAAGTTGGGTTTCGGattattttttttaccaaaatttCGGGTCATAATCGGTTACGGATTCGATCGGTTCAGGTCAggttttcaggtcgggtcagtttttaaCAGCTTTATCGTTAGTCAACTTTGCTGCATTTGCGATCGTCTTAGCACTTCTACTTTGACCTGTGTATCCTGGTTTACGAAATAAGCTTTTTGGGTTGTCCAAGCCACAAAACAAACATATTCAAGCTTTATCAAGTGATAGAGAGGGCAACTCTAATGAAAAAGGTCCTTGACAAAAATTGATTGGGCTCAAATATAAACCTATGTTTGTGGTCCATTTTCACATACCCACACCCCAAACCTAAATTGAAAACATagattcttatttacatggggtgtacgataaatattgtacacctaagttaaagttgacgtaaaatgcttaaaagttaccatttttagtaatataatttttcatattaataaaaaatatttcttcaaaatcactaataatgtataaaattaatcatttgacactttaaaatgttaatttattaatttttttaatacttcctccatctctttttgttttttacgttttccttttttggtgtttcaaaatattttttacattttcttttatattatcacataaatgtctcaaaattcttcaaaataTGTATCCAATGAttactttaaccaattaaattcattgggtcttACACTcctccattgggacattaaatctttctcatttttccaatattagaattttgataaaagtgaataATAGaaataatagaagaatctcaatgcacattaattagtcgttaaaacgcgtgcaaaataccaaacgtaaagaataaaaaacacTGAGTgagtaatataaaagttagagaaaacgtTTTTAGAGAAGAGTGGGTAAAAATTAGGTTGGTGCACAATAAAATTTTTGTACACCTTGTGTATCCAAGACCTTttgaaattcttatttacatggggtgtacaataaatattgtacaccgaagttaaagttaacataaaatgcttaaaagttatctttatagatgtaaaagttatctatttgtaagtaataaaaaatttcattttaataaaaaaaagtttcttcaaaatcactaataatgtataaagttaatcatttaaccctttaaaatgtttatctatgaacctttttttaataatataaaaattagaGAAAATTAGGTAAAAGTTAGGCACAACGGGTCTCTTTAATGctatttcttttcattttactTGCCAAAATTTTCTTATCTACTGAGGGAATCAACAATCAAGGTGTGGATGGAAGAGTGCCCATCCCTCTTGTCTTGTTGGACAAAGCCACTTATGAATGAAAAGCATATGCATTCTTctcgtcaaaaaaaaaattaggtaaaAGTCATGTCGTGTGTATGCCAGATCTTTTGATAATATTAAGAGAATTATTCGGCTTTAAATGTATGATCTTACAGGAGAGTTAATGCTTTCTGGAGTTTTTCTAAGACCTCTGACATTTTAGGCCTAAAACTCGGGTTAAAATGAGTACACTGTAAAGCTAATGTAGCAATTGTGATAGCCGCATTTTCAGGATATTGGCGTTCCAATTTGGTATCCATAATTTGGATTAACTTTCTCCGAAATAACGTTACCCAGTTGAGCAGACGCTGATCACCAATCATCGATTTTGTAAGTGGTTTTCGTCCAGTTAGAAGTACAAGTAACAGAATTCCGTAGCTGTAGACATCGCTCATGGCTGAAACGCAACCTGGTGCAAAAACTGAAGAACCCAGTTTATTACTATTAGGCTGGCTATAACACAAATCAAAagacaatatatatatatatatatagacaaTCTTACACCCGGGTGTAACAAAGAACCCACCTGTATCTGCATAACCCTGTGTTGCATAGCCTTGAATGTCATTGACTTGAGTTGAAACATAAGCCTGTAACTTGACATTAAAATCCTGCAAGTAGTACGTGGAGAGACATCAGTAAACTGTCAGTACATACACGCCCGAAAAGAGACTAGGATATAGCACGATATCTAGGTGTTGTCGTCTAAACATACATCATCTAGCAAGATATTTGATGCATCTAAATAACGGTATATCACTTGTGGTTCAACATCATGAAGAAAACAGAGTCCTTTAGCAGCACCTATAGCCACTTTCATCCTCGTCTCCCACGACAGTGGCTGAATTCCCTCATGATCTGCAATTAAATTTTCAGACATAAATACATTCATAAAACTAACAAGAATTGAGCTACTTAATTACCTCCGAACAAGTGGTTTTCTAGTCTTCCTTTGGCCAAATATTCGTACACCAGAAACCAATCTTGGCCATCAAGGCAGTATCCAAACAGTTTCACCAGATTAGGATGATGCAGTTGCCCAATATAGTTTAACTCTGACTGCATCAAATAAGCGTGCTGTAAGAAATTGAAACAGACCGGCTAGGAAGAGTGAATAATGACAAATAAACGTTTACAGAAAGAAGGCGAAACATTACCAACCAGTACTCCTTGTCACCATGGAAACCTTCAGGTTTAAGGTTCTTGAAAGCAACAACCATTCCTGTTTCAGGTGTTGAAGGAGAGAGAGTCTGCTCATCAATCCACCCCTTGAAAACTAAATCAGAACCGCCTTCTTCAGTGAGACTGTCGAAATATTGGATGGCAGTCTTAAGTTCATAGATGGAGAAGGCCTTCAAACCAGGACTAGACAGTATTTCTTCTTCAGGTCTTTCAGTAGGAAGACTTAGATTGCTCCTTGGTGCTGAGACAACACCGAAAATTCATCTAAattgatattatgaaaatatgtgtTGATAACAAGTAACAGAAAttgtacattaaaaaaaaacagaaattaaGCCATACCAGAAGAACCTAAACAATTGCCCATCTGAGTTTTTCTTTAGTTTGACAATCAAATTAGGCTTGGACCACAGTAAGTAACAATGAAGTTTTTAGCGTTGTCCCTGATAGCTTCCGTGCATATGACAATCCTAAAAGAActggtaagaaagctatgaataTTAAAGAGGAGTATTACTTGACAAGTTCTTACCAAAACAAAATGAATTTTAGATTAGAAATACAGATGATTAAATTATTATGAATACATTTTTTTATTGGTAAAATATTGACCGCATTGACGAATTAAGTGGGAAAACGAAGAAAAGGACGACCAACAGGGCCAACAACTCTATAGTACAAGTTgtccaaaaacaaaaaaactctCTAATATGGACTACATGTTAGAGCTTGTTTTttcacatatcagatatgtgcgtAAACACaaatatcaactaaaagacaaatagctaaaagacaaaaaaggaagtatcattcatgtaaaaaaaaaaagtactatttttgtttaaaaaagtaccatttaatttcttttttgtcctttttcctattttgtcttttgttctatatgtatttgcccatacatatctgatatgcgctTGTACTTCCTCGTACATGTTAAGAGAAAATGTAAGAGGGGCCaacaataaatataaaaataactTTGGATGTACGGGATGAAGTATTTCCGGATATTTGATATGTGCTTgcaaatgcatatcatagcaaaagacaaaataggaaaaaagacaaaaaagaacCATTTTATGGTACTTCATTTTTTATCTTTTAACTGATAtaacatatctgatatccgaaaaaatGACCACGGATGTACAGTGTACGAGTGTACTGGTACACGTAATAATTTTCAACAACTCTTCTTCAATTGACAATTTAACATAGTCTTTCGGTTTTCCCTTAGCCACGAGTCTTTTTATATGATTCAATTTGATATGACACAACCCATATTATAATATCCATATTAACGATAGTAATTTTGACGTAAGAAAACTTCGTTTTATTCAATTTGATACATATGTAATACgaaatactccgtatttgttTTCATTTGTTACTGTAATtcacaaaataagttttgataactTGGGGACCACATCGCTAATTTTTAAATAAACTGGTTTATACTAAAATTATTATGGACCATgtctaaaaaaaaataattaacaacttgattctaatttattttagtgTGTATATTAAAATGGACAAATTGGTTTTTACcatccaaaaaaatcaaaaaattgtttttaccaccaaaaaaaacttAAATCGTATTTTatcactttaaaattttaaaatttgtttttaCCACCTGGAGAATTAAAAAGTTGATGAAATTATTAATACAAAAGTAAAAAAgtgggttgaatataataaaatatggataaagtaggAGAGATGTATAAAAATGTGGATGagtggaagaaaaaaaaaatgaataaagtaagataaaGTGAGTGGAttgttgtaaatattgtgggatAAGAGAGGTAATATACGTAGTactaaattttcatgtccaaaaataaataaataaaaaaatataaagaacattatggaacggactaaaacaaaaaatataaagatcaatttgaaacggaaatactcAGTGTTATGGATCGGATAGGTCTATGCAGGAATAATCCAAATCACAGTGGAGTAGTAAAAGCCCATCCCATAAATTAAACAAGAATAATGACTAATTACTTAATTAGCTTTATCAAAGAAAccctatttgttctttttaggGGAATGAAAccctatttgttctttttaggGGAATGAAACCCTAACATGTTACCGTCGCTTCTACAAACTTCTCTAATTTTCTCTGTTGCTACCCACCAAGGTATTTAGTTTTCTTGTTCCAATATCTCACAAACCatcaattaaaatttaaaccGTGCTTAAATTTAAAGTTATGCATATAATTGTCTCATAAAATTTTGTTATGTTATaatcatgaaaatattattttgaGGCAGTTTTTCTTCGATTTGGTGCTTTGTGGTGTTCTTGGTTGAGTAATCTAGCTATTTATCAGGATATGGAATTAATCGAATTACAAAGGGaacaatattttctttattttatatattacaCTTGTATTCAAAATTATACTTGTTTTGATCGATATTTTATGGATGCCGATAAACAATTTTTGATCAAATCCCATCctgacactacaagaaattgtattattaacgacgggatttcctgtcgcgaacccgtcataaaaggggccgtcgttaatagaaaatcccgtcgtaaacccgttgtaaacccgtcgtaaaagacatttgcgacggttattcccgtcattgtttggttgttagcccggtttttgcgacgggatttttgacccacaaatttttgtagtgtgaTGATTATACGTAGAACTACGCTTTTTTTGTTTTCCCTTTTCATTAACAGTTAAATTTATGCTATGTAGATGTCTCTTTCTCTACCAAAAAGGGGGGGAAAAGTAACCAACATCTTGAAGGAAAGGTTAGTTCTTTAATTTTGCTTGTATAATTCGATTTTAGGAAAATgcatatgcataattttatggatgattttataATGTAACCACAATAATCTTTCTCTGATTGCATCTCTTTTGTTCCAGCTGTTCTAgttcttttccaaaaaaattaaagtttTAAGATTTAAAACACTTTGAGTACAATTTTGTTGTTGCAAATAGTAATATATTTACTTTGTGAtattaatttcttttattatgtAGATTGCAAAGAGAAGGAAAGAGTTTACATGGAGTTTTATTGAAAAATATTGGAAAATGTTTACCAGATCATTTGATAATGGAGATATTGTCTTGGTTACCTGTGAGAAGTCTATTGCAATTCAAAGTTGTTAGTCATTTATGGTATGATATGATTAAGAGCCCTCATTTCATATCCATGCATTTAAAAAAGTACTCACGCTTACGCAACAATGATGAGTTTGTGGCAAAGAATTTGATACACCGCATGGACGGGTCGTGTAAGAATATATCTGCTTATGAAGAAAGCTTAGTTTCGGTTAAAGATTTTGGGAAAACTTTAACAGAACTTGAATGAATAAGCTTAATTAGTTGCAGTACTTAATCAGATTAGTTTCGTTTTTAAAATTCCATGATTCGATTAATAGCGCTTTGGCATAATAAATTGGATTGACAACTTGTTTTTGGTTTTTGTGgctttgtttatttttgttttgattacCTTTTTGAGTTCCTACTGACTTCTTGATCATTTTATTTGGCGaaatgcattttttttttaatttttttttttttataatgccTCTGGTTCTAAATGATGTTAACAAGTTTCATTTGGTCCCTTTTTGAAATATGTTAATAAGTTTTCTTTATTTCATTTTGGGCATAACCTTTTGCTGTATTTCCATATAAACTCAAAGTATTTGCATTTTTTCACTATTTTCTCTTTTGCCTTATACATAGTACATCTCTTTCTTAAACATACTCACCAGTCACCATACCAACAAAAACCGAGGTATTATATTAAGAGTATTTGATTGTTTCCTTTTTATGGTGTAATGGGAATCTAACAATGTCAtgtaacttttgtgtaagatcgccttaccggaaagatcaatttcattgcttaactaattggtttcaatttttaactaatttgtttcagtatataactaattagtttcattttttaactaattggttctattgcttaactaattagttttagtgattaactaattgattacactgcttaacttatatgacaccaaggcattatataaaagtttgtaaacaATGTcagacttttttatttttaactaattagttttagtgattaattaattgattacactgcttaacttatatgacaccaaggcattatataaaagtttgtaaacaATGTcagacttttttattttttagggaaACCATTCACCTACCAAAGGGAGTTAAGGAGATTATTATTTAGGGAAACCAATCACAATGTAGTTAATCGTTATCTACACGTACTACACTAGATACTTTACTGACCAAGAACGGACTTTCCGAAACGTCATCCGTCTTGGAGAGAATGTAGAAGTTAATATCAAAATATCTTCATGATACTATCTCTATCATGATTGACGTAATTATCTCAATGGTTAATAACTTGTGAGaatgatggatagctcagttggttagagcttatATTCCGGTTCCAGATGATCCtgtgatcgattctcatccccgcccgtgtggctcatttgcaccaaaaaataGCTTGTGATTTGGTCAATCTTTGACATTAGTTATGTTAATTATTTAGGTAATGATTTGATTTCTATGTAAAATAATATCAATTGTTAGGATgttatctttttttttcctttattaGTTGATCTTGTAAGGTGTATTTTAGGTAGCTTTGAACtcaataaataaaacataacaTTACTCATTCTCACAAACCATCTCCGttgccttaaaaaaaaaatactccgtactttATATTGATATTCCTCTAGACCGAAAAAGAGAAGCCCATTATTATACCAAAAATAAACATAGTAAATATTTCCAATTTCACGTATTAGGGGGATTAAGTTTTGGAAAAGACCAGgccataaaataaaatatttcaagaataataactaaattaaataattaatttaggcCAGAATTATTGATGATATAAAAATCACAAAAACCCTATTATTGTTTCCGTACGTCGCTTCTATTAACTTCTCTATTTCTCCATTGCTTCCCAGCaaggtatttttttttcctgGTTCCAATATCGCACAAACTATCTACTCATTACGatgttaaattattagttttgaaATTCTCGTTCTAATTGATACTTTCATTATGCTGTATAGATGTCTCTTTGTCTAGAACTGTATGGGGGCAAAGTAACCGACATCTTAAAGGAAAGGTATGTAATTCGATTTTTGGCAAATACATAATCTTGTATATATAAGGAATTTGTATCAACCAAACAATATTGTAAATGTGAGTTGTATTAATTTTGTTGTAATtttatttgttattattatgTAGATTGCAAAAAAAAGCGACAGAAATTACGTGGAGTTTCCCTAAAAAAACATGGAGAATGTTTACCAGAACATTTGGTAATTGAGATATTGTCTTGGTTACCTGTAAAAAGTCTATTGCAATTCAAAGTTGTTAGTCATTTATGGTATGATATGATCAAGAGCCCTCATTTCATATCCATGCATTTAAACAACTACTTTCGCAACAACGATAATTGTCGTGGTTGTCTCATTGCTCAATGTTGGACAACTGCAGCAGAAGAACTTGATGTTTACGAGTTATTGATAGAAGGTGATGCATCACAATTAGGTTTTAGTCTTTTAGGTTGTGAAGATATAGAAACACCTATTTATAGTACGTACTTGTGTGGTCCTTGTGATGGGATCTACTATATGTGTGAAACATTTAAAACTAACAAACAACGTGGATTGTGGAACCCTTCACTCAGCGAGTTTAAACTTTAAAGTATTGCCTCCTTTGATTAAGAAGCCTAATCTTACACCTCATATGGCAATTGGTTCTTCGGAGGAGTTTTAATTTATGGATTTGGATATGATCGTTTTACTAAAGATTACAAGGTTATTGTCATCCATGGTTATCAAGATACAACGAGAAAAGGATCTAACCTAAAAAGGGTTGATtattcttttttaattttatcgGTTTTCATATACTCATTAAGGAATGATTCTTGGAGATATTGGGGAGATTTGGCTAAATCTTATTATTTGAAACGTAATACATTATACATGTTATGTTTTTGTTAACCATATATAGTTTCTACTGGCTAGGGGAGTCTAAAGCGTATAGTTTCTTTGATTTCGACGTGATCATCTCTTTTAACCTAGCTACCGATGCTTATCAAGAGATAAAATTACCCAATTTTGAGAAGTCGGCTCATCAAAGTCTTGCAATACATCATGACTCTCTTGCATATCTTCTTTTGTATTATAAGAAGAATTGTTTTGTGATGTGGACTTTAATTGAAGGGTTATGGACTAAGAAATACACCACAAATTTAATATCTAGTGTTTATAGACCACTTGGTCACTGGAAAGATGACAAGATCTTATTCTTTACATATGGTGCACTGATCTTATATGACCCCGAAACAGACAAATTATGGTATATTAGACATTTTATGCAAGGGTGGTGTGGTAATATCTCTACTTATAATGAAAGTTTAGTTTCCGTCGAAGATTTTGGGTACAATATGAAGAAATCTTCAAATATATCTTGAATAAGCTCAGTTGCAGACTACTTCATGAGACTACTTCGATTACTTCTTTTTTATTTAATGCACCAATTTCGTATGATTTTTACACTAGTTTTTGATGTTTGGTACTCACGTTTTATCTTCTTTACATTGATGCAAAAATCCATGGGGTATGGCCTTGTTTAGTTCTGGAGACAACTTGTAATCACTTTGTAGTTGTTTATGGCCTTGTTTAGTCatgttaattttaattaatgttttgatCACCTTTTTAAGTTCATTTCTAGAATCATTTCTAGACGGTTTGTCTATAACTTGTAAGAAGTATATGTTTAGATTATAATGTTAGTCTCTTTTCGTAACAactttttggttgtcaattcAACTCGAGAGTCCTTGTTTTATTtgtattgaacttgaaaatgaCGGTCTTAGGACTATAAGACCGTATTTGTGGCGTTGTCGTGAGTTTGTTACTTTTTGCGAACGAGAAACGGTATAACAAAAAAAACTTGCTCAATGTTTTCTTAAACTATGTAAttttaacttgtttttattaaagtataaataaaaataaaaataaaaataaaatagattacaacactacaagaatttgtatctttaacgacaacctaattacgacgggtcaaaaatcccgtcgcaaaagccttttatgacggggctaacaaccacacaatgacgggaataaccgtcgcaaaatgtcttttatgacggTTTACCGACGgtattttctattaacgacggcccccttttatgacgggttcacgacaggaaatcccatcgttaatcaacgattattggcctttcgcaaCGGGATTTCCCggcgttaatagtacaatttcttgtagtgcaacACACTTTGATTGCAATTCAGAAATTCTTTTTGTTAAAATAAGACTCAAGAAATACCATTGGAGAGAGTTGGTAGTCcatttttgtctttttcttCGTTACGGTGGGTGAGACAGAAAAGATGTACCCCTTGGTATTTATAATTGTACTCTCTAATCTTGTTTAGATTCCTCTGTAATCTACTAATTTTCCTTTTGCTGCTGTTTGCTTGAATACTTGTGTTGAGGGAATATCAAATTCAAGAAAGACTCGGATGGGCAATTGTTTGGCCTCTTTTGGTTTTAGTTCCACTTCCGGTATGCCTTCAGCCTtcatttttgttatttattgctttttcatttttcagaatttgtgtttttttgGGCCAAATAAAACATAAGCGCGTTACAAATTTGGGAAGAGGGAATTCGAACGTCTAACCTAAGTATACAATTATACATGTCCTTAAGGTTCAATCtattcacttattttttctgaacttatattatatgtagtaattgaaatttattttaattacgtAGTATAAATTATACTAACCTTTATCTTTTTGagcttattttatctgaattgTCTTAAGTTTCattctaattgatttttttttttgtctgaaaaaacttattgagtatgaaataattttttttgtatttgtatgtgaaaatgattgaaaaaagttttgttttctgaacttatcttaactcaTTTGaaattatcttatcttatctgaacttattttatcggaaataaatcaaaataagacAAAAATAACATACTCTCATCTTATTTCCCATAAATTAAGTGGAATTTAATTTTAACCATTAGGTCGAGACATCATTAGTtgatgggtgatgataaaggtcgcaagttgcgacaacatttagttatcgcaatcttacgtgtcgcagtttaattggtacatataggcgacacgtaggctatgagtcataataatattttactatcaatacaatatttttactatgaaaatatgtaaataaggtagtcgatataaataaggaaataaattagaatattaagattttcctagttttttttgaaacatttaaagtaggatatataaattaaatattttatttttcaatttaaataatgacacataagcatgtcatgtcatcattgtgacacggcttaaaggtcgcatgttgcgacctttatcattttcattAGTTGATTATATGTCTT
This sequence is a window from Spinacia oleracea cultivar Varoflay chromosome 1, BTI_SOV_V1, whole genome shotgun sequence. Protein-coding genes within it:
- the LOC110784435 gene encoding probable serine/threonine-protein kinase PBL3 isoform X2, whose amino-acid sequence is MGNCLGSSAPRSNLSLPTERPEEEILSSPGLKAFSIYELKTAIQYFDSLTEEGGSDLVFKGWIDEQTLSPSTPETGMVVAFKNLKPEGFHGDKEYWLSELNYIGQLHHPNLVKLFGYCLDGQDWFLVYEYLAKGRLENHLFGDHEGIQPLSWETRMKVAIGAAKGLCFLHDVEPQVIYRYLDASNILLDDDFNVKLQAYVSTQVNDIQGYATQGYADTGCVSAMSDVYSYGILLLVLLTGRKPLTKSMIGDQRLLNWVTLFRRKLIQIMDTKLERQYPENAAITIATLALQCTHFNPSFRPKMSEVLEKLQKALTLL
- the LOC110784435 gene encoding probable serine/threonine-protein kinase PBL3 isoform X1, coding for MGNCLGSSAPRSNLSLPTERPEEEILSSPGLKAFSIYELKTAIQYFDSLTEEGGSDLVFKGWIDEQTLSPSTPETGMVVAFKNLKPEGFHGDKEYWLSELNYIGQLHHPNLVKLFGYCLDGQDWFLVYEYLAKGRLENHLFGDHEGIQPLSWETRMKVAIGAAKGLCFLHDVEPQVIYRYLDASNILLDDDFNVKLQAYVSTQVNDIQGYATQGYADTVFAPGCVSAMSDVYSYGILLLVLLTGRKPLTKSMIGDQRLLNWVTLFRRKLIQIMDTKLERQYPENAAITIATLALQCTHFNPSFRPKMSEVLEKLQKALTLL